A genomic stretch from Solibacillus isronensis includes:
- a CDS encoding ATPase encodes MGKVFWIPLISSFATIAILYFIGYLADINFLIFKISLSHTEIALLPVFVGAAVGIITERMLKRKAGEVE; translated from the coding sequence ATGGGAAAAGTATTTTGGATTCCATTAATTTCCTCGTTTGCAACGATAGCCATTTTATATTTTATCGGTTATTTAGCTGATATAAATTTTCTTATATTTAAAATTTCACTCTCTCATACTGAAATTGCTTTACTGCCAGTCTTTGTAGGGGCAGCAGTAGGAATAATAACGGAACGGATGCTTAAAAGGAAAGCAGGGGAAGTTGAATGA